From Panicum hallii strain FIL2 chromosome 2, PHallii_v3.1, whole genome shotgun sequence, a single genomic window includes:
- the LOC112881672 gene encoding protein ODORANT1-like: protein MGRQPCCDKVGLKKGPWTAEEDQKLVSFLLNSGQCCWRAVPKLAGLLRCGKSCRLRWTNYLRPDLKRGQLSEEEEKTVIDLHAELGNRWSKIASHLPGRTDNEIKNHWNTHIKKKLRKMGVDPVTHKPLQPAPPAPAPAPQPEEEEKVAVSAAASGIVSAAGVRNEAFSINEVPMVHLLDDVVLPCDLVAGVPPASNSNNGIDTAYSPESSSSASSYSGSAAASSCGSSVADGECQEWLEWAESMLLDDVVTGPAPWGFEDPFVTYQRIALFDHQEAW, encoded by the exons ATGGGGAGGCAACCGTGCTGCGACAAGGTGGGGTTGAAGAAGGGTCCATGGACGGCGGAGGAGGACCAGAAGCTCGTCAGCTTCCTCCTCAACAGCGGCCAGTGCTGCTGGCGCGCCGTGCCCAAGCTTGCTG GATTGCTGCGTTGCGGGAAGAGCTGCCGGCTGCGGTGGACCAACTACCTGCGGCCGGACCTGAAGCGCGGGCAGCtgtcggaggaggaggagaagacggTGATCGACCTGCACGCGGAGCTGGGCAACCGGTGGTCCAAGATCGCGTCGCACCTGCCGGGGAGGACGGACAACGAGATCAAGAACCACTGGAACACCCACATCAAGAAGAAGCTCAGGAAGATGGGCGTCGATCCCGTCACCCACAAGCCCCTCCAGCCcgctcctcctgctcctgctccagctccacagccagaggaggaagagaaggtcGCCGTGTCCGCCGCCGCATCCGGGATCGTGTCAGCTGCCGGAGTCAGAAACGAGGCGTTCTCCATCAATGAGGTGCCCATGGTGCACCTCCTTGACGACGTCGTCCTGCCATGCGACCTCGTCGCGGGTGTACCGCCGGCCAGTAACAGTAACAATGGCATTGACACGGCTTATTCGCCCGAGTCTTCCTCCTCAGCGTCGTCTTACTCCGGCTCTGCAGCTGCGTCGAGCTGTGGCAGCAGCGTCGCCGATGGAGAGTGCCAGGAATGGTTGGAGTGGGCAGAGTCGATGTTGCTGGACGACGTGGTCACGGGGCCGGCGCCGTGGGGGTTCGAGGATCCCTTCGTCACGTACCAGAGGATCGCGCTGTTCGATCACCAGGAGGCATGGTGA